TTACAATGCAATATACTCCAAGGAGGAGGATTGGTCTGAGTTTAGCAACATTATTTCTGAATGTAAGGAGTTGCTTAGAGTTGGAAATGATATTAAAGTTAGATGGGATAGGTGCTCTAACAAAGATGAAGCTTATATGTTTCTGGGGTCGGTgttgaattgaatcgaatcaaattgagtgaattttttttgagttaatcgagttgatgagttttattttatcattctaactcgatttgaaaattttttgaatcgagtcgagtgaaatgaatttcaagttgAGTTGAATTAACTGaaattgtttttagtttttcttttctgaaattttcaatctaTTGTTGGTGGCACTGATAAGAGAAAAAGACAAGAATCACATATGAAACAAGCATAGTTCATAGgctcccttttgttttttttttctatttcaattgtttcttttcaaattttttttctgcttcacttattttttttttttaaattttcaccgGTGTCACCTGACACACCGGTGACacccattaaaaaatattatatttcttcatgaatacttatatttttcatGAGTAATTCAAAAAATAGATACTGGTGTTGCCTAATGCAGTGATgacaaaaaattcttttttttttaatatgatgaTTAGGTGATGATTAAGGGGAAAAAGGGTGGTGACACCGGCGTGTCAAACAACACCGGCGAATACTATTGAAAACAATccattttcgtaaatatttttttcttaacccattttcataattaattaattttttatattacttctataaaaaaaaaagctactAAACTATGGGTaagttcttatttttgtcacttaactaaaagaagttacaatttggtcaatgaactattcaaaaattttcatttaagtcattggactattaaaatcaatattatatGGTTTTCTCAATTCACATTGCTTGCACCAATCGACAACTCTCTttccccttctcttctacaattcaacattttcatgaaacaactttagaTATTACGAATTAgtgaatcaaaattcaaatagttttTTTCTCATATCTTCAACATTGATTCTCAGATCAACTTGGATATAATGTATGTTTTTTTACTCGTCAACGGGTACTGATCCAACATACTGATCATCAAATTGTCGCTTGGAGCTCGCTAgtaaaagtatgaaaaaaaacttaacgACCTAGTGACTTAAacaaaaacttttgaataattctgCGACTTAAATggaaacttttgaatagttaagtgatcaaattgtaactttttctaattaaggaccaaaatgaaaacataccaataatttagtgactaatgatgcaatttgctttatatttttatatataaaattttctagaGTTATATTCACGATTTAAGACTCTCTCAAAAACTCTTATCTCTCTATTCTCATTTTTAtaggaaaaatatttggtacaaaCTGCCtctgaaccaaaaaaaaaaaaaaacaaaaaacaaacagaaattcAACCTTTGACTTCTCTGTCTATCTCTACTGGTCGTCGCCTCCACACAAGCTCTACCACCAGACCAGCCACCCCAAAATCCCGCCCCACGTGAGGCCATGTCAGAGGATGCGCCACCGTTCCAAACCCAAGATCATGACTCTCTCACCATTCCTTTACTCTCTCACCAGCAGCGATCCATTAATTCCACCTCTCAGGTCGCCATCGTTGGCGCCAACGTCTGCCCCATCGAAAGCCTCGATTATGAGTAAGCTATCATTTTACATAACTtcctttctttctatttttgtttttttaattggttCAGTGTTGTTCTTTTTGAAGGATTGTGGAGAATGATTTCTTCAAACAAGACTGGAGGGCACGTGGAAAGGTCCagatttttcaatatattttcatgaaatggcTTCTCTGTTTTTTGATTGGCGGTTTCGTCAGTCTCGCTGGTTTCTTCAATAATCTCGCCGTTGAGAATATCGCCGGCGTTAAGTTCGTCATCACTTCTAACATGATGCTTGCTCAAAGGTCcctttattttgttcttttttataattactgatgaatttcatatattactATTTTCCTGTTTTTTTAACTGGAAATAATTTGCACCAAATATTTGCAAAACTTTAGCAGCAAGAGATTCATATACTCCACTATTATGATTGTCTCAcagtttaaaaaataacaaatttgaagaaatttttatttttatttattcgtgCAGGTACTGGATGGCATTTCTAGTGTTTTCTCTATCGAATTTGGCTCTAACTCTCTTTGCCGCCATCATTACGGCGTTTATTTCTCCCGCCGCTGCCGGTTCCGGTATACCGGAAGTGAAGGCTTACTTGAACGGCGTAGATGCTCCGGGAATACTTTCAATACGAACTTTAATAGTTAAGGTAGTTACTTGCTTAATCTTGTTTTTAATGGTTTCTAAATTTtgttacaaacaatgaattATTAGTGTATCGAAGATACTTTGTGATGTTCAACTTGATGCAGAAAGAACTGCCTTTTGttacctaaattttatattctagtTTGTTTGTTAATTCTAATTGTATTAAATCACTAATAAATTGGGTTAATATCTAATTAGTTATCGAGTTACAGGATTTTGTACTTTCAAAGTTCAATATTTATACTAgaatttattctttctttttttaaatttttgtgaaTTGAGGAGGTACGGTCCGTATTCTTTCTTTTGATATTCATAATCATGTGAAATGGTGCAGATTGTGGGAAGCATTGCTGCAGTGTCTTCTTCTCTGCTGGTCGGAAAGGCAGGGCCCATGGTGCATACTGGTTCATGCATTGCAGCATTGTTTGGACAAGGTGGGTCGAGAAGATATGGTTTAACATGGAAGTGGCTTCGTTTCTTTAAAAATGACAGAGACCGACGAGATCTTGTAACATGTGGATCAGCAGCTGGAATTGCTGCTGCTTTCCGTGCCCCGGTCGGAGGTGTGCTGTTTGCTCTTGAAGAAATGGCATCTTGGTACATAAACTGATACATCCATTTGCAGCaccattttgatatattattaactATCCTTTCATCAGTGTACTGAGTGTTACTGCATACTGTTCTTAGTTGGTATTTTGAAGGTTTCACACTtgtctcattttctttttccctttctaTTGTTTGACCAAAAACGGAATTGTATTAGGCAATAGTATAGGTCAGCCTTCTGATTTTAGTTCAGTCTTCAAATTCTCATATCCATATTTGttttttcataaatcatttATTCTCCTTTCTGCACCGATGGTTGATTAAATTGTCTTAATTAATGTTGTTTATTTCTAAGATGGCAGGCAGAACAGATATAGGGCCATTATAGTCCATAATATGCCGAGTAATATAGCTCTTTGCTATCCGTCTATAGCTAGTTCATTCAAAATTGCTGAGGTAGAAAGACCAATTGTGATTCTTCTATGCTGTTGATATAACATAATTTACTTTGAGAATCACCTTCCTTCCTTTAATTCATCATGCACATGCACATGGTGTTCATGGTCTCTTTCAGACAAGATCAAATTTCCAAAACTTGACATCTTATGATAATATCCTTGTTTTTTCTGCAGGTGGAGAAGTGCCCTTCTTTGGAGAGCTTTCTTTACGACTGCTGTGGTTGCAATCATACTTCGAGCCCTAATTGATGTTTGTTTAAGTGGCAAGTGTGGGCTATTTGGTAAAGGGGGTTTGATAATGTTTGACGTCTATTCAGCAAATGTTTCGTATCACCTAGCCGATGTACCTCCTGTTCTTGCTCTTGGAGTTATTGGGGGCATATTGGGAAGTTTCTATAATTTCCTTTTAGTTAAGGTTCTCAAAGTATACAACCTCGTTAACGAGTAAGTTCTATTTTTAGATATGTGTTTTTTGCACCAATTACCGTTTCCAGTATTTGGCATGATATACTTTACTGGGTCGTTCTCTATGCTTATTTCCCCTTCTTTTTCTCCTCTCAGGAAAGgcactttttataaaatttttattgcttGCACGATCTCCATTTTTACATCGTGTCTGCTTTTTGGATTACCATGGCTTGTATCTTGCCAATCATGCCCCTCAGATGCATCTGAAGACTGTCCCACGATAGGCCGATCTGGTAACTATAAGAAATTTCAGTGCTCCCCTGGTCACTACAATGATCTTGCAAGCCTCATTTTCAACACAAATGATGATGCTATCAGGAATCTTTTTAGCAAGAATACTGACTCTGAGTTTCAGCTCTCAACAATGCTCATATTTTTTGTCACCTGCTTCATTCTAAGTATTTTTAGCTACGGGATTGTTGCTCCAGCAGGGCTATTTGTACCTGTGATAGTAACTGGAGCATCTTATGGGCGTTTCATCGGAATGTTAATTGGTTCTTGGGGAAATCTTAGTCATGGTCTTTATGCTGTACTTGGTGCGGCTTCATTTCTTGGTGGATCTATGAGGATGACAGTCTCCTTGTGTGTTATAATTCTGGAATTGACCAATAATCTATTACTGTTGCCATTAATAATGGTGGTTCTCCTTGTTTCCAAGACTGTAGCGGATGCATTTAATGGCAATGTTTATGACCTTATCATGAAAGTAAAAGGTTTTCCATACCTAGAAACTCATGCTGAACCTTATATGAGACAGCTAACTGTTGCTGATGTTGTCTCTGGCCCGCTTCAGCTCTGTCATGGAATTGAGAAGGTCGGTAATATCGTACACATCCTCAAAACCACAATGCATCACGGGTTTCCAGTTATTGATGAGTCTCCACATTCTGAATCCCCAGTTTTGTATGGTTTGATCCTCCGTGCTCATCTTATTGCACTGCTAAAGAAGAAAGCGTTCTTGTGCACCCCTGTGCAGTTAGGTGCTGATGCTTTTAGGCATTTCTCATCAGATGATTTTGCAAAGAAGGGCTTAGGTAATGTTGACAAGATAGA
This genomic stretch from Gossypium raimondii isolate GPD5lz chromosome 6, ASM2569854v1, whole genome shotgun sequence harbors:
- the LOC105772747 gene encoding putative chloride channel-like protein CLC-g — translated: MSEDAPPFQTQDHDSLTIPLLSHQQRSINSTSQVAIVGANVCPIESLDYEIVENDFFKQDWRARGKVQIFQYIFMKWLLCFLIGGFVSLAGFFNNLAVENIAGVKFVITSNMMLAQRYWMAFLVFSLSNLALTLFAAIITAFISPAAAGSGIPEVKAYLNGVDAPGILSIRTLIVKIVGSIAAVSSSLLVGKAGPMVHTGSCIAALFGQGGSRRYGLTWKWLRFFKNDRDRRDLVTCGSAAGIAAAFRAPVGGVLFALEEMASWWRSALLWRAFFTTAVVAIILRALIDVCLSGKCGLFGKGGLIMFDVYSANVSYHLADVPPVLALGVIGGILGSFYNFLLVKVLKVYNLVNEKGTFYKIFIACTISIFTSCLLFGLPWLVSCQSCPSDASEDCPTIGRSGNYKKFQCSPGHYNDLASLIFNTNDDAIRNLFSKNTDSEFQLSTMLIFFVTCFILSIFSYGIVAPAGLFVPVIVTGASYGRFIGMLIGSWGNLSHGLYAVLGAASFLGGSMRMTVSLCVIILELTNNLLLLPLIMVVLLVSKTVADAFNGNVYDLIMKVKGFPYLETHAEPYMRQLTVADVVSGPLQLCHGIEKVGNIVHILKTTMHHGFPVIDESPHSESPVLYGLILRAHLIALLKKKAFLCTPVQLGADAFRHFSSDDFAKKGLGNVDKIEDIELTDEEMEMFLDLHPFTNASPYTVVDTMSLAKALILFREVGLRHLLVIPKISSRAPVVGILTRHDFMPEHILGLHPSLVRSRWKRLRFQFPLLLKIF